In Nicotiana tabacum cultivar K326 chromosome 19, ASM71507v2, whole genome shotgun sequence, one DNA window encodes the following:
- the LOC107772839 gene encoding uncharacterized protein LOC107772839 isoform X1 gives MVNPLADKTNFTKSAAPLKLLSVDGLKKALSNAGKVTTNIHSQGIRFLSQMTVTGKLNSNNTKESITDRDQTRNRTNERSSSTKRKNLSEIRSSHSFEHKKPKVGQQQQQNNSGQKPVQVKEKMIELDLVSSDDEL, from the exons ATGGTTAACCCTTTAGCTGACAAGACAAACTTTACAAAGTCTGCAGCACCGTTGAAATTACTGTCTGTAGATGGTTTGAAAAAGGCATTAAG CAATGCAGGGAAAGTGACCACCAATATACATTCTCAAGGAATAAGGTTTCTTAGTCAAATGACCG TTACAGGAAAATTGAACTCAAATAATACCAAAGAATCTATTACTGACCGAGATCAAACAAGAAATAGGACAAACGAAAG GTCATCTTCCACCAAGAGAAAGAATCTAAGTGAAATCAGATCAAGTCATAGTTTTGAGCACAAGAAACCAAAAGTggggcagcagcagcagcagaatAATTCAGGACAAAAACCTGTGCAGGTTAAAGAAAAAATGATAGAACTAGACCTTGTCAGTTCAGATGATGAACTTTAG
- the LOC107772839 gene encoding uncharacterized protein LOC107772839 isoform X2, giving the protein MVNPLADKTNFTKSAAPLKLLSVDGLKKALSNAGKVTTNIHSQGIRFLSQMTGKLNSNNTKESITDRDQTRNRTNERSSSTKRKNLSEIRSSHSFEHKKPKVGQQQQQNNSGQKPVQVKEKMIELDLVSSDDEL; this is encoded by the exons ATGGTTAACCCTTTAGCTGACAAGACAAACTTTACAAAGTCTGCAGCACCGTTGAAATTACTGTCTGTAGATGGTTTGAAAAAGGCATTAAG CAATGCAGGGAAAGTGACCACCAATATACATTCTCAAGGAATAAGGTTTCTTAGTCAAATGACCG GAAAATTGAACTCAAATAATACCAAAGAATCTATTACTGACCGAGATCAAACAAGAAATAGGACAAACGAAAG GTCATCTTCCACCAAGAGAAAGAATCTAAGTGAAATCAGATCAAGTCATAGTTTTGAGCACAAGAAACCAAAAGTggggcagcagcagcagcagaatAATTCAGGACAAAAACCTGTGCAGGTTAAAGAAAAAATGATAGAACTAGACCTTGTCAGTTCAGATGATGAACTTTAG